The Triticum dicoccoides isolate Atlit2015 ecotype Zavitan chromosome 6A, WEW_v2.0, whole genome shotgun sequence genome has a window encoding:
- the LOC119316309 gene encoding uncharacterized protein LOC119316309, translating to MNHPPSFPRRRASFCLSDRCYFCCLLRALVYFFTMTNSVRRRRKSPSFQRTNSDEGGSLDMSDSDVSSQSKSTRNSRRTSPKKLKSEIKQSINWRCDPQKIRAFMKDLTPEQLKWIEELGFGSLIEMIDCKLPRKLTIWLMSKVDCDSKSLVFRNRKVSILEAVENLLKLPALDKEVPMPRPGRVRDKPFRGKTEFKAATAGREESLNEATAKMLTYKQEEDKDNFCICFMEVILCAYLAPTTGYQINRNYLLGALKDLSDIPRMNWCRFATDYLIEGIRESRQNKVQNLNIAGCIHILHLIYMDLLKSNLVSIPQGYPRIKYVGSQVLNQIDPTGKKKTKDHCQMFENFLDDEKLARFPLAAEPVEDLNDTEKSTHSTPTVRVKLTTSPCQDKQTVPPKLLQTSRKCQADNSTDETLIKRIKKLEEHYRAERQKWSTLFERKLHKNIKNLKYRKPRKSQHWSSNRLIRLCSR from the exons atgaaCCATCCGCCGTCCTTTCCCCGGCGCCGGGCATCCTTCTGCTTGTCTGACCGGTGTTATTTTTGCTGCCTCCTTCGCGCGCTGGTCTACTTCTTCACG ATGACTAATTCGGTACGGCGTCGCCGGAAATCACCCAGCTTTCAGAGAACTAACTCTGATGAAGGTGGTAGTCTGGACATGAGTGATAGTGATGTCTCCTCTCAGTCAAAATCTACAAGGAACAGCCGTAGAACATCTCCTAAAAAGCTAAAATCCGAAATTAAGCAG AGCATCAATTGGAGATGTGATCCACAGAAGATACGCGCCTTTATGAAAGACCTAACTCCTGAACAGCTCAAATGGATAGAGGAATTGGGATTTGGATCACTCATCGAGATGATTGACTGCAAGTTACCAAGAAAGCTAACGATATGGCTTATGTCAAAAGTTGACTGTGACAGCAAGTCTCTAGTATTCAGAAACAGGAAGGTTTCTATACTAGAAGCTGTTGAAAATCTCCTCAAGTTACCAGCTCTTGATAAAGAAGTTCCAATGCCCAGGCCTGGTAGGGTTCGTGACAAGCCATTCAGAGGTAAAACTGAATTCAAGGCTGCTACAGCTGGTAGAGAAGAATCACTAAACGAAGCGACAGCTAAGATGTTAACGTACAAGCAGGAAGAAGACAAGGACAACTTTTGCATATGTTTCATGGAAGTCATTCTTTGCGCGTACTTAGCTCCAACAACAGGTTACCAAATTAATAGAAATTACCTACTTGGAGCTTTGAAGGACTTGAGCGACATCCCTCGTATGAATTGGTGTCGTTTTGCTACTGACTACCTGATCGAGGGAATTCGTGAGTCAAGGCAGAACAAAGTCCAGAACCTGAATatcgccggatgcattcatattcTACAT CTCATATATATGGATCTACTAAAATCAAATTTAGTCAGCATACCACAAGGTTACCCAAGGATAAAATACGTTGGCTCGCAAGTACTCAATCAAATAGATCCTACTGGGAAAAAGAAGACGAAGGACCATTGTCAGATGTTTGAAAACTTCCTG GATGATGAAAAGTTAGCAAGGTTCCCACTTGCAGCAGAACCTGTTGAGGATCTTAATGATACCGAAAAATCAACACATTCCACACCAACAGTTAGAGTGAAATTAACTACTTCACCTTGCCAGGACAAACAAACAGTTCCTCCAAAGTTATTACAAACTTCAAGAAAGTGTCAGGCCGATAATTCGACAGATGAG ACCTTGATCAAACGCATAAAGAAACTTGAAGAGCACTACAGAGCTGAGCGTCAGAAGTGGTCTACTCTCTTTGAACGCAAGCTTCACAAAAACATCAAGAACTTGAAGTACAGAAAACCAAGGAAATCGCAGCATTGGTCCAGCAACAGATTGATAAGGCTCTGTTCCCGATGA